One segment of Haloplanus natans DSM 17983 DNA contains the following:
- a CDS encoding SPL family radical SAM protein: MHIQTERDDDGGWYDRFVNLVDDEGNVVREFGKNPTLDELREAEREHGERINLWQQGLVCSECGNQITGRFSTDRDGHLLCWKCAQQTTADSQGDVNIGTDPTKSVLSESKLHEKSLCDYVINVATGCRHGCKFCYVPSTPAVDSREDMLAEEADVDDPQRDWGNYLLYRDDLPERLHAGLGNHNFDDWKKTERGRGVVMLSSGTDCYQDRRAAQITRSCVHELIEHDIPTRILTRSPNVIRDIDLFKNANGNLTVGTSIPSFDASLVRTIEPNAPPPMARWEALDKLFRAGVPRFVSFSPTYPTMDGEDIEKALSWFSAIDPEVVFHEPINPRGVNFEMCINAVQEAGYERAAREFERLTDQDAWAEYALEQIDLVQKKAEKFGNVTIHSWPDRKLVEAASGELRRQLKQMQEAVSTESFETGPPDPDPAQRPLARDANARE; the protein is encoded by the coding sequence ATGCATATCCAGACCGAACGGGACGACGACGGCGGTTGGTACGACCGCTTCGTGAACCTCGTCGACGACGAGGGCAACGTCGTTCGGGAGTTCGGAAAGAATCCGACACTGGACGAGCTTCGCGAGGCCGAGCGAGAACACGGCGAACGAATCAATCTCTGGCAACAGGGCCTCGTCTGTTCCGAATGTGGGAACCAGATTACGGGTCGCTTCAGTACCGATAGGGACGGACACCTTCTCTGTTGGAAGTGTGCACAACAGACTACCGCTGATAGTCAAGGTGACGTTAATATCGGCACCGATCCGACGAAATCGGTTCTGAGCGAGTCGAAACTTCACGAGAAGAGCCTGTGTGACTATGTCATCAACGTCGCCACCGGATGCCGCCACGGCTGTAAATTCTGTTACGTTCCCTCAACGCCGGCTGTCGACAGTCGTGAGGATATGTTGGCAGAAGAGGCCGACGTAGACGATCCTCAGCGCGACTGGGGAAACTATCTGCTCTATCGCGACGATCTCCCCGAGCGTCTTCATGCGGGATTGGGGAATCACAACTTCGACGACTGGAAGAAGACCGAACGTGGGCGCGGCGTCGTAATGCTATCAAGCGGAACGGATTGTTACCAAGACCGTCGAGCAGCACAGATTACCCGTAGTTGTGTCCACGAACTGATCGAACATGATATTCCAACACGGATTCTCACTCGGAGTCCGAACGTGATTCGGGATATCGATCTGTTCAAAAACGCGAATGGAAACCTGACAGTCGGCACGTCAATTCCGAGTTTCGACGCCTCATTGGTGCGGACTATCGAACCGAACGCGCCGCCGCCAATGGCCCGATGGGAAGCTCTTGATAAGCTGTTCCGGGCCGGAGTGCCTCGGTTCGTTTCTTTCTCACCGACCTATCCGACGATGGATGGTGAGGATATCGAAAAGGCGCTTAGTTGGTTCTCCGCGATTGACCCAGAGGTAGTGTTTCACGAGCCGATCAACCCGCGAGGGGTGAATTTTGAGATGTGCATTAATGCCGTTCAGGAGGCCGGCTACGAGCGTGCAGCCCGTGAATTTGAGCGGCTCACAGATCAGGACGCGTGGGCTGAATATGCTCTTGAGCAGATTGACCTCGTACAGAAGAAAGCAGAGAAGTTCGGGAATGTGACTATCCACAGTTGGCCGGACAGAAAGCTCGTTGAGGCGGCGTCTGGCGAACTACGTCGCCAGCTGAAGCAAATGCAGGAGGCCGTCTCAACGGAATCTTTTGAAACAGGGCCACCAGATCCTGACCCCGCTCAGCGGCCGCTCGCTCGCGATGCGAATGCTCGGGAGTAA
- a CDS encoding SPL family radical SAM protein: MPDSEEGIRTGGDPTKAILSESGLNSKHLCDYVVNVATGCRHGCKFCYVPSTPNIRARPDMLKEAADVDNGQKEWGNYVLYRDGLGEKLDAHLDRKRTWHETDRGQGVVGVSFSTDCYMDGRAGKITRNVVKALTSHNKYTRVLTRNPILALQDLDVFQKAGEYVTIGSSIPCMDADQVGAIEPSAPAPELRLRGLKEFNEHGVQTFVSMSPTYPTQDKAALRTQLERVAECDPAVVFHEPINPRGGNFEMTVEAAQEAEEHELADALDELRTRDRWVEYATNHLRWVQEIGRELDLPVHLWPDKQLIKHVDDETGLWLQSWRERQSPEKFAEREMPTQTEPAYPTNSV, translated from the coding sequence ATGCCTGACTCTGAAGAGGGGATCCGTACTGGTGGAGACCCAACGAAGGCGATCCTCAGCGAGTCGGGACTCAACAGCAAACACTTGTGCGACTACGTAGTTAACGTTGCGACCGGCTGCCGTCACGGCTGCAAGTTTTGCTACGTCCCTTCAACACCAAATATCCGAGCGCGGCCAGATATGCTCAAAGAGGCTGCTGACGTGGATAACGGCCAAAAAGAGTGGGGAAACTATGTGCTTTACCGCGACGGACTAGGTGAAAAACTCGACGCCCATCTTGATCGCAAACGAACTTGGCATGAGACTGATCGAGGACAGGGTGTTGTTGGGGTATCTTTCTCGACGGATTGCTATATGGACGGACGGGCAGGCAAAATCACCCGGAATGTGGTAAAGGCTCTCACGAGTCATAATAAATACACACGGGTTCTTACACGAAATCCGATTCTGGCGCTCCAAGATTTGGATGTGTTCCAGAAGGCTGGTGAGTACGTCACTATCGGCTCGTCAATTCCGTGTATGGATGCGGATCAAGTTGGTGCTATCGAACCAAGTGCTCCAGCGCCTGAGCTACGATTGCGGGGACTCAAGGAATTCAATGAGCATGGCGTCCAGACATTTGTCAGCATGAGTCCGACGTACCCGACTCAAGACAAGGCTGCCCTGCGCACACAATTGGAACGGGTCGCCGAGTGTGATCCAGCAGTCGTCTTCCATGAACCAATTAATCCCCGAGGCGGGAATTTTGAAATGACTGTTGAGGCGGCACAGGAGGCAGAGGAACACGAGCTTGCTGACGCACTGGATGAGTTGCGAACTCGCGATCGGTGGGTTGAGTACGCGACGAACCATCTCCGGTGGGTTCAGGAGATTGGGCGGGAACTCGATCTGCCGGTGCACCTCTGGCCTGACAAGCAACTCATCAAGCACGTAGACGACGAGACGGGGCTGTGGTTGCAATCTTGGCGGGAACGGCAGTCCCCTGAGAAATTCGCCGAGCGGGAGATGCCGACACAGACCGAGCCAGCCTATCCAACGAACTCAGTTTAG
- the tcmP gene encoding three-Cys-motif partner protein TcmP, which yields MDSSEYIKKRIQSLTEDSEEIRDLSPVTNDFDSWSALKLILHSAAVNMYTNVLESNDYFQDLFYIDALAGSGVSTYGDDDLCFLGSPIIAAKVAQEPFRKMYLIELDEEKADALEKRMQYIFDNHTDAQEPEDWTVIRGDANEELPKVARDISDVQDGGFNYYCFIDNQELNVKWNAIEALTPKPWGDLLINLPTASGIGRNATRRPVPEELNKFYCMDLNKEDLPQTDVRPKMKALYEKCLAQNGRSVQRVTNVDANVGSYEYDLLYATRETDGGSGYIRVIQYVRDFIEDVHAGDVDNFLDVIHDDQSSFTQYLPESDIDEEVPDEEVSDQTSIGDFTK from the coding sequence ATGGATTCGTCGGAGTATATTAAAAAACGAATTCAATCTCTGACTGAGGATTCTGAGGAGATACGCGACCTCTCTCCGGTAACAAACGACTTCGATAGCTGGTCTGCGCTGAAGCTGATCCTCCATTCGGCGGCTGTTAATATGTATACTAACGTGCTGGAGAGCAACGATTACTTTCAGGATCTTTTTTATATCGATGCCTTAGCTGGATCCGGTGTGTCTACCTACGGCGATGACGATCTGTGTTTCTTAGGGTCACCCATAATCGCTGCCAAGGTTGCCCAAGAGCCGTTCAGAAAGATGTATCTCATCGAGTTGGATGAGGAGAAAGCCGACGCCTTAGAGAAGCGCATGCAGTATATCTTTGACAACCACACCGATGCTCAGGAGCCCGAAGACTGGACAGTCATCCGGGGTGATGCAAACGAAGAGCTTCCAAAGGTTGCAAGAGATATCTCAGACGTACAGGACGGTGGCTTCAATTATTATTGCTTCATCGACAATCAAGAACTCAACGTGAAATGGAACGCCATCGAAGCCCTCACGCCGAAGCCGTGGGGGGATCTTCTGATTAATCTCCCTACTGCCTCGGGGATCGGTCGCAACGCCACAAGGCGTCCGGTTCCGGAGGAACTGAACAAGTTCTACTGCATGGACTTGAACAAAGAGGATCTTCCACAAACAGACGTTCGGCCGAAGATGAAGGCCCTCTACGAAAAGTGTCTCGCTCAAAATGGACGATCTGTCCAACGAGTTACGAATGTCGATGCCAATGTTGGTAGCTATGAGTACGACCTCCTCTACGCAACGCGAGAAACCGATGGTGGAAGTGGATATATTCGAGTCATTCAGTACGTCCGGGATTTCATTGAGGATGTCCACGCGGGTGACGTTGATAACTTTCTTGACGTGATTCACGATGATCAGTCGTCGTTTACACAATATCTTCCCGAGAGTGATATCGACGAGGAGGTCCCTGATGAGGAGGTGTCCGATCAGACGAGTATCGGCGATTTTACGAAATAG
- a CDS encoding HNH endonuclease produces the protein MASSSDSADRPADIDLFIIPVSEEWLPKFDRTVRSPIVLDGPGIPDELVGREERIWGMLRGPRNTTTHEQMTPRDWLLFYNQQQFFATGRIGQCFHHDELGDNIWNNPRSELGFTVEDFSSVRIPLDDVRSALDYKSNYYPRGPSRVADENLSELLNQSGTISEFVEGYSGERPDSEEQVEDYEQPKRTETTTSRIIRNTDIVKELKETYDHECQVCGTSRQKRGGDGYAEGHHLKPLGEPHNGPDIKENILILCPNHHADFDYGRIAVNPHTNEITHAYEGSTDGATLTMASGDSIDEELLRYHNQEISEVNPPS, from the coding sequence ATGGCAAGCAGTTCGGATTCTGCTGACAGGCCAGCCGATATCGATTTGTTCATCATTCCTGTTAGTGAGGAGTGGCTCCCAAAATTTGACCGAACTGTACGTTCGCCTATCGTTTTGGATGGCCCTGGAATCCCGGATGAATTGGTTGGTCGTGAAGAGAGAATTTGGGGTATGCTCCGAGGGCCCCGAAATACAACTACCCATGAACAGATGACCCCACGCGACTGGCTTCTATTCTATAATCAACAACAATTTTTCGCAACGGGGCGCATCGGCCAGTGCTTCCATCATGACGAGCTGGGCGATAATATTTGGAATAATCCCAGATCGGAGCTCGGATTCACCGTAGAAGATTTTAGCTCTGTGCGTATTCCGCTTGATGATGTCCGGTCTGCATTGGATTACAAGTCGAATTATTACCCTCGGGGCCCGAGCCGGGTTGCTGACGAGAATCTATCAGAATTGCTGAATCAATCCGGAACGATAAGCGAATTTGTAGAGGGGTATTCTGGAGAGCGCCCGGATTCAGAAGAGCAGGTCGAAGACTATGAACAACCAAAGCGTACCGAGACCACTACTTCTCGAATCATACGGAATACTGATATCGTAAAGGAACTCAAGGAAACGTACGACCACGAATGCCAAGTCTGTGGAACGAGTCGTCAGAAGCGAGGAGGCGATGGATATGCAGAAGGCCATCATCTAAAACCGCTAGGTGAGCCTCACAACGGGCCGGATATCAAAGAAAACATTCTCATATTGTGTCCCAATCATCACGCAGATTTCGATTATGGAAGAATCGCTGTGAACCCACATACTAACGAAATCACACACGCTTACGAAGGGTCTACAGATGGAGCGACTCTCACGATGGCGTCAGGAGATTCTATCGACGAAGAGCTACTTCGGTACCATAATCAAGAGATATCCGAGGTCAACCCTCCGAGCTAA
- a CDS encoding ASCH domain-containing protein, with translation MSESSRVVFLSIHPQWAEKILDGEKEYEYRRSAPTLDPPYDILLYATDGASEVVGEARVDRILSDTVENLLDRTLEKTPHSYSEIEEYFSGNDVGQALHISDTKRYDEPIHKKDIQKALGEFRAPQNFLYLSPDENPEFFNLVPTHKTHTTQGKLNQYDTS, from the coding sequence ATGTCCGAGTCTAGCCGAGTCGTCTTTCTAAGCATACACCCGCAATGGGCCGAGAAAATTCTGGACGGTGAAAAAGAGTATGAATATCGCCGATCTGCACCAACGTTAGACCCGCCCTATGATATCCTTCTATACGCGACGGATGGCGCAAGCGAAGTGGTCGGCGAAGCTCGTGTTGATCGTATACTCTCTGATACCGTTGAGAATCTCTTAGACCGAACGCTGGAGAAGACACCCCATAGCTACTCTGAAATTGAAGAATACTTTTCAGGAAACGATGTCGGTCAGGCTCTCCATATATCAGACACAAAGCGATATGATGAGCCGATCCACAAGAAAGATATTCAGAAAGCGCTTGGCGAGTTCCGTGCTCCCCAGAACTTCCTGTATTTGAGCCCCGATGAGAATCCAGAATTCTTCAACCTGGTTCCAACACATAAAACACACACTACACAAGGGAAGCTGAACCAGTACGATACCTCTTGA
- a CDS encoding GNAT family N-acetyltransferase, with the protein MEVTFREIQESEIPEFKQLAKDEIGKHYADIDDSFAENISRAHRRDRDPYGYFTKTKTIWVGEDGGETVGYIVGTEKRGGCVKISPILVKEPCRQQGYGTALWNKAESHYRDEGHRKLYTHAPLYRDELYKWFSDLGAHLEAILREQYDTGQDEFIMGKMLDNPEQGNIPVENGFMTTDIDFEVSELIPDYESGFRSLILGEMTRWYGEIDDEFVTGIIDAQERIDEGYRKKGKVVYIVATDEEICGCCVATPKRGGSVKLVPLLFGNNGTAEMVKELLQRIYEDFKETHRKLYIMLPHLQTELLKLLRGEGFQVEGFLREPYKPGIDNIFLGKFIKEGR; encoded by the coding sequence ATGGAGGTCACGTTCCGGGAGATTCAGGAGAGCGAAATCCCGGAGTTCAAGCAGTTAGCCAAAGACGAAATCGGGAAACACTATGCTGATATTGACGATTCGTTCGCTGAGAATATTTCTCGTGCTCATCGAAGAGACCGTGACCCATATGGATACTTCACCAAGACAAAGACGATTTGGGTTGGTGAAGATGGGGGAGAAACTGTGGGATATATTGTTGGAACCGAGAAACGTGGTGGGTGCGTCAAAATATCTCCCATCTTAGTCAAAGAACCCTGCCGTCAACAAGGGTACGGCACAGCGTTGTGGAATAAAGCGGAGTCCCATTATAGAGACGAAGGCCACCGTAAGCTGTATACTCACGCTCCGCTCTACCGGGATGAGTTGTATAAGTGGTTTTCAGATCTTGGTGCGCATCTTGAGGCGATACTCAGAGAACAGTATGATACCGGTCAAGATGAGTTCATCATGGGGAAAATGCTTGATAATCCCGAACAAGGGAATATCCCGGTTGAAAATGGGTTTATGACGACGGATATCGACTTCGAGGTTTCCGAGCTCATTCCAGATTATGAATCTGGTTTCCGCAGCCTGATATTGGGCGAGATGACTCGGTGGTATGGCGAGATTGATGATGAATTTGTCACAGGCATTATTGACGCTCAAGAGCGCATAGACGAGGGATACAGGAAGAAAGGAAAGGTCGTGTACATTGTCGCAACGGATGAGGAGATCTGTGGGTGTTGTGTCGCCACTCCGAAGCGAGGAGGAAGTGTTAAACTCGTTCCTCTACTGTTCGGGAACAACGGAACAGCAGAGATGGTGAAAGAACTCCTCCAACGTATATATGAGGATTTCAAGGAAACCCACCGCAAGCTATACATCATGCTTCCTCATCTTCAAACTGAACTTCTGAAATTGCTGCGTGGAGAGGGATTCCAAGTCGAGGGATTCCTTCGCGAGCCGTACAAACCAGGAATAGACAATATATTCCTCGGGAAATTCATCAAGGAGGGGCGATAA